In Ostrinia nubilalis chromosome 10, ilOstNubi1.1, whole genome shotgun sequence, a single genomic region encodes these proteins:
- the LOC135075605 gene encoding general odorant-binding protein 71, which produces MCHTLHCIVIFAFIVLNCEALTCRSEGGPKENELKSIYMTCLKKQEGKNTSDSHGYTEDQDLKETRGQSKFHPKTKWNSGSMGDIDDRIRDRDDRDDRSNRDDRSRNRDDRMGDRNDRMGGREEMFGRDRAGGRDNMNGRNNMMDKNEDMNRFGREPYGDRQGFPQSDEYDSEMIRYGQHSTTQSSRRFKRSRRTEINSGQRSQYNPNTRKTSQYEETFKNDDKNSSNSSREIDNKACALHCFMEQLEMTGDNGMPDRYLVTHAITKDVKNEDLRDFLQESIEECFQILDNENSEDKCEFSKNLMMCLSEKGRANCDDWKDDLQF; this is translated from the exons AGCTCAAATCCATATACATGACTTGCTTGAAGAAGCAAGAAGGGAAAAACACCAGCGATTCTCACGGGTACACAGAGGACCAGGATTTGAAGGAAACTAGGGGCCAATCGAAGTTTCATCCAAAAACCAAATGGAACAGCGGCTCTATGGGAGATATAGATGACAGAATAAGAGACAGGGATGATAGAGACGATAGATCAAATCGGGATGATAGATCGAGAAATAGAGACGATCGAATGGGAGACAGAAATGACAGAATGGGTGGAAGAGAAGAAATGTTCGGTAGAGATAGAGCAGGCGGACGGGATAATATGAATGGCAGAAATAATATGATGGATAAAAATGAAGATATGAACAGATTTGGAAGGGAACCGTATGGTGATCGACAAGGTTTTCCGCAAAGCGATGAATACGATagt GAAATGATCCGTTACGGGCAACACTCTACAACCCAGTCGTCCCGAAGGTTCAAGAGGAGCAGACGTACGGAAATTAACTCTGGACAAAGAAGTCAGTACAATCCGAATACCAGAAAGACCTCGCAGTACGAGGAAACATTTAAGAATGATGACAAGAACTCCAGTAATTCTAGCAGAGAAATAGATAACAAAGCATGCGCTTTGCATTGCTTTATGGAACAGCTGGAAatg ACAGGTGACAATGGTATGCCAGATAGATATCTGGTTACACATGCTATCACAAAAGATGTGAAGAATGAAGATCTAAGGGATTTTCTGCAAGAATCGATTGAAGAGTGTTTCCAGATACTTGACAATG AAAACAGTGAAGACAAGTGTGAATTTTCGAAGAATCTAATGATGTGCTTATCAGAAAAAGGACGAGCCAACTGTGATGACTGGAAAGATGAcctacaattttaa